The sequence GAGCACCGGCATCTGAGAACCGGCGACGGTCGATCCCGGTGAGCGGAAGTGTTGGGCGGTCCAGTTTGCGACCGACCGCTCGCCCGGTACGCGGGAGAAGTTAAGCTGGTTTGGATCCTTGAGGCCCGAGATCGACAAATTCACGCCCGCATCCCCGCCAAAACTGCCAACGGTGTGGCAGCCGGCGCATCCGACCGTGTTGAACTGCGCCTTGGCCTCGATGAGCTTCGGTGCTCCCATCGTCGTGTCAAGAAGGGTCTTCAGTGCGGCCTGATCCTCGGCGCCGATCTCGCGGAAAGAGTTTTTCCATGCGCCATCAGCTGCCTGCTGCATCTTTGTGACGTGGGCCGGATACCATTCGGCGTTGTAACCCTTCATTCCCACAAGTGAGAGATCCGGGCCCTCCATGCCGGTGATATCGCCGCCCGGCCGGATCGTTCCGCCTCGCCCATCGAGGCGATGGCAGGCGTAGCAATCGAGCCGCTCAAATGTTTTGCGGGCGATGTCGAGCGTTGGCAGGCTGGGCACGTTGAGCGGCGTGTGGCATGTGCCGCAGCTTGCGTAGGCGTATTTTGCCGGCAGCATCGGTTCGGTCCAGAAATGGACATTGCCGTGTGCGTCGTCCTTTTCGGTTGCCTGTCCCTGGCCGCCATGACAGGTCGTGCAGCCCATCTCCTGCGGCGAATGAACGACCGGCTTGTGAGCGGCGCCGACCTTTAGTGGAGATGTTATCTGTTCACCGGCAGCCATTCCCGTGTGACAGGTAACGCATCGGTCGGTGACCCTGAGGTTCGGGTTCACGATCTGCCTTAGGCGAACGTCAAGCGGCCCTTCAGCGGTGGTGGCTGTAGCCTGTATCCGGTGCCAGTCCTTGAGGAAGTTCTCGCTGAACGCAGCCGCGACGAGCAGCACAAAAACCCCGAGGCTTGAGATCATCAGTAGGTACTTGTTCTTATTCATCGCATCAATGCCCCGGCCACGACGAAGGCGACCAGAAGAAATCCCAATTCGGACCGCGGAAGTATGTGCCAATCACGGTCAGCACGATAAATCCGCACAGGAAGCACGTGAAGAGGGCCAATGCCCCCGCTCGCGTCGAGTTGTAACGTCTGATCGCCCAGAACGAGAATGCTGCGTAGATGGCCGTCAGCACCGTTCCGGGATTCACTAGAGTGATCACAAGCTGTGGAATGTCAGGAAACCACTCGCGGAGCCAGCCGAATTCTATAGCAAATGCTTCGACAAAGATCGACGATGCAAACCCGACGACCATCGACCATTTAACCAACCGCCATCCGCCAGGGCCACCGAACCATTCGCCGGTACCTTCTTTCTCACGGTCGAGGAACGGTATCAGTCCTAACCCGACCATGCACAGCATCGGTATTCCGATGCCACCCATGAATGCCGAGAACGAAACGATCTCCTGCAGGCCGAGGAAATACCACGGTGCCTTGGCTGGGTTCTCAGGCACGAGCGGATTGGCGAGCTCCTTTAACGGAGCATCGGAAACGAATGCCAGTGCGACACAGATCAGCACCGTCAACATCAGAACGCCCAACTCCGCAAAGAACAGATGCGGCATCGACGGCACGGTATTCTCAGGCCCGGAATCCACGGCGGGCGTTTTGCCTTTTACGATCGCCGCAAGCTGATATGTCTTCGCAGGCTCTTCTGTAAAGACCGGATAGTATTGCTTCTTGTCCTCGATGACACGCTGGTCGGCATCAGACGGCTTCGCAAGTCCACCGTCCTTGCGAATGCGCCAGAAATGAACGGCCATAAGCGCGGCGAGCGTCAGCGGCAGGATCATCACATGAAGCAGATAGAAGCGGATCAGGGCCTCTTCGCCTACGACCTCAGAGCCGAGCAGTATCTCCCGCTGCAGGCCGCCGATGTCAAAGAACTCGGTCATTCCCATTGCGTCCGTGATCTCACGCGGACTCTGAGCGATGTTCGCGCCGATCGTGATCGCCCAATATGCAAGCTGGTCCCACGGAAGCAGATAGCCGGTGAACGAAAGCGCCAGCGTTGTGACAAGCAGCCCCCAGCCGATGAACCAATTGAATTCGCGCGGATGGCGATACGCTGCGGTGTAAAACGCCCTCGCCATGTGCAATATCACGCCGATGACCATCACGTTTGCCGCCCAACGGTGAATGTTGCGCATGTAGCGGCCGGTCGGCACGATAAAGTGAATATCTTTGATCGATTGATATGCGACGTCCGTGTATGGCTTGTAATAGAACATCAGCAGCACGCCCGTGATCAGCGTGATGAGAAATGCCGCTGTCGTGATGATGCCGAGTCCGGCCGTCGTTGACCATCGCAGTGACCAGAGATGTGTCCTGACCGCGTGCAGGTGAAGAAAGACATTGCCGAAAACGAAAGTCGATCTCGATCGATCGGTTGTCGGCGTGCCGCCCCGGAACATCGCCCGGCGAACCTCGCGCGGTATCGCCTTGAGGTTGTTCCAAAATTCACCAAGTGCGGAATAGCCTTGTTCAGCCTGCATAGCTACACCTTTGTCCCCGATTTGACGGTCGTTCCCTCGTCGATATTGAATACCGCACCATTCTTGGCTACCTTAAGCCACGGCAGGGGCTTGGGAGCCGGGCCCTTTCGCACGGTGCCGTCTTTTTCAAAGCCTGAGCCGTGGCACGGACAATCGAATCCCGTTCCGCTTGCCTTGACGATGCAGCCCAGATGCGTACAGATCGTCGAGATCGCATACACACCCTCGCCGTCGCGAAAGACGGCGACGTTGCGGCCCGGCGGGATGAACGCCTCGCCCTCAAGCAGCGTGTCGGGCAGCGTGACGTTAAACTTCTTCGATAGTGTCGCCGACACGGCCGCCTTGGGCAGCTTGAGCATGCCGAATACCGAGAAAACGAATGCCGCAATCATCGAACCCAAGGCTGCGAGGCCCAAAAAGTCCCTGCGCGGCATCGGCTCGGGATCAAATCGTGACTCTTTCTTGCCCGGATGCGTAGTCATACACAACTCCAGTTTGTCTGAAATGTAATGCGTTCCATTGATATCGCATCGACCGGGCAGCGTATCGCGCACAGCGCGCAGCGGATGCACCGGTCCTCGTCCTTAAGGATCGCTGAGTTCTCCTTCAGGTCAGCGTCCTCGCCTAACGCCCGGTCAAAGACTGTTTCGGTCTCTTCGCCGATCTCGATCCGGCCAAGTGAGACGAGCTTGAGACACTTTGTCGGGCAGACGTCCTGACAGCCGCCGCATAATACGCAGCGCAGCCCGTCGAATACCGGCGTGACGCCACAATCGAGACAGCGAGACGCCTCGCGCATTGCCTGTTCCTTGGTATAGCCGATCTCAACGACATTTTCGGGATGCTCGAGGCGTTCGGATGGCTCGATCGTCGGCACCTCGACGCGGCGTATCGATTCGTATCCGAGTTCGCGCCGATAATGATCGAGGACCCTGTGGGCTTCGATGACCTCGCTCTCCAATTTCCGGCCTGTCAGGAATTGGTACACGGAACGCGCCGCCGCCTTGCCCGATGCGACGGCATCGATGAGCAGACGCGTTCCGTGGGCGAGATCACCGGCGACAAAGACGCCATCCGCAGTCGTGGAAAGGGTTGCTGGATCAACCTTTAACCAGTCACCGCGCATTCGTTCGACATCTTTGCCGCCGATCTCAAGAAATGACAGCTTTGGGGCCTGCCCAACTGCAAGCAGCACCGTGTCGCAGGGGATGACACGCGTATCCTCGTCGTCATAGACCGGAGCAAACTTTCGCTCGTCGTCATAGACCCGCAGGCATCGACGAAAAGCTACGCCCGTCACGTGTCCCGCCTCATCGCGGACGATCTCGGTCGGGCCCCAGCCATTGCTGCGTTCGACGCCCTCCTCATCGCCCTCAACGATCTCAATGGTGTCGGCAGGCATCTCTTCGGCACCTTCGAGCGAGACGAGGTGAACGCGCGTCGTGCCCGCCAGCCGAGCTGCCGTTCGAGCCGTATCGAATGCGATCTGCCGGACTACGGAGCGGGCGACGTCGTAGGCGACATTACCACCGCCGATCACGACCACTTCGTTGCCGATCTCGATAGGTTCATCGAGTGAGACGGCCCGCAGCAGATCGACGCCGCCGACCACACCCGGGCCGTTCTCGCCCTTGAGACCGAGTTCTCGCGACGATTTTGCCCCGACCGCTATTATTACGGCCGCAAACTGCTCGCGAAGTTCCTTGAATGTGACGTCCTTTCCGACCTCGACGCCGCAGCGGATATCGACGCCGAGTGCCTCGATGACCGCCACCTCGCTCGCTATCAGGTCGCGGGGCAGGCGATAGGCCGGGACTCCGACCGCGAGCATACCAGCCGCAACCGGTTCGATCTCAAAAACAACCGGATTGAAACCTAACAGTGCCAGATCATGGGCTGCGCTCAGTCCCGCGGGCCCTGACCCGATAATGGCGATCTTCTCACCGTTGCCCGGCACGACGGTTCGGCTGCGTGCAGCTCGCAGGAGCGATGCCATTTCTTCGGCGTCGGCCGCTATGGGCGGAATGAAATCCCTGATCTCATCGACAACATCACTGACCGGCCTTGCCTCGGGGCCGTATTGGTCGCAGACGAAACGCTTAAGCGCCCGAATGGCGATCGGACGGTCCTGGCCGACAAACAGCCCGTCATCGTTGACTTTTGGAATCTTCCCGCGACGGCAGGCGACCTCGCACGGTGCTCCGCAGATACGGCCGCACATCGAGGCAAAGGGATTTGGGCCGCGGGCGATCAGGTAGGCTTCATTGAATTTTCCGTCTGCGATCGCTCGAACGTAGCCGCGTGCATCCGTGTGAACAGGGCAGGCGGCCTGACACGAGATCAATCCCTTATGGTAGCCTTCCCCCGGGATGTCGACTTTGAGAATCCGCATATTGACCAATACAAAGCGCGAAATCTTTCGCACCTTACACGAAATACCCCGCGATAGGAGCAGTATTTTCGTGTAGAACAGCCTGACATTGCTCATTGGTAGCAACTTGTGTGCCCAGAACAAGATCAAGCCCGTTCGGAACACTAATTGTGGCTGCGAAGCAGAAATTGAGGTATCATCTTGGGCGAGTCGATATGCTCATCGATCGTTGTAGCTAACAAATGAAAAGCCTTTACCTATTCATGATGATCGTGACGATAGGGTCGCTTGGTAATGCGATCAGCGGGCAGTCGGTGGCTCCCACGGACTTTCGCGAGGTGGTCGAGCGGCTCTTTGAGAAGGAATACAAACGCGACTTCGAGACTGTTTGCCCGATCACGACCGATTGGGTGGCCACCCGCATCTTCCGCGAATACGGAGCTGTCTTTGTCGCCAATGGCGGTGTAATGCTACCGCCACGATGCATGTATGAGAGCGAAGAGCAACTCAGTAAACTTCACGCCGACATCGATAAGCAGACCGAGACGATAGACGGCGTTACGATCACTCTTCAGCGGCCGGCGATGGTAGCCCTGCTTCAGGCGAGGAAGGACGCTACAAAACGTCGCCTTAGGATAAGTCCGCGAGGCGGGCCGACTGCCGCGGCGCGCAATTATTCGACGACGGTCGCTCTCTGGAAGTCGCGTGTCGATCCGGGACTTAGATACTGGCAGCAGCGAGGCCGGATAGGGCCCGCCGATGCATCTGCCGCGGCGAAGATGCCCGCACGTCAACAGGTCGAACAGATCCTGCTATGGGAACGGGATGATATATTCTTTAGCACCGACCGGTCCAAATCGATACTGTATTCGGTCGCCGTGCCGGGAGCTTCGCAGCACAACTTTTTGCTGGCGCTCGACGTGGCTCAGTTTGGCAATGCGGGCGTTCGGCAGATCATGGCCGAGAACGGATGGTTCCAAACCGTCAAAAGCGATCAGCCGCATTTTACATATCTCGGACTGAAAGAGAGCGAACTTCCGGCCCTTGGGTTGAAGGCGGTTTTTGCTAACGGACAGAAGTTCTGGGTCCCGAACATCGCTGAGTGAGGTAGTCATGATATGTCATCACTGTAATACTCAGAATGCAGATGACTATGACTTTTGCGTAAGCTGTGGACAACCGATAAACGCGACCGTACAGCGTCGGGCGAACCTCTTCCAGCCGCCGGGCGTGGCCCAGATGGCTGACAAGAAACGGACGGTGCTGCCGTGGGTGCTGGCGGGGCTTGTCGCCGTACTGTTGGTCGTAGTTTTCGGCGGCGTCTTCGCCGTCTATCAATGGACGCCGAGCGAGGTGCTTCCGACACATTTCGGGATGTTCGTGCAAAATGACGCCAAGGACCGTGTCGATGAGATACGTAGACAGGATTTTGCAAACGCAATCGAAGGCAAGGCCGCTTTGCTTAAGGACGAGGCCCTTCCTACCGTGGTATCGCATCCTAGTCTTATCCTGAATGCGGACAGCAGCATCAATATCAATGATCTGCGGCTCGTTCCACTCGAGGCGATCAAGGACGACGGCAGCATGCAGCAGATCGACCTTCAGGCGGCGCCGGTCGAAGGAAAGCCTGAGATGAAACGCCTTCGTGTGCCAGACGGTCTCGCCAACGGCAAATATGCATTGGCGATCTTTGATAGCTACATCAACGAGGGCAAGCAGCGCTTCTGGCCGTTTCAGGTTCGGGACTCCGCAAAAAGCGATAACGGAAGCGCTCTGAAAGCCGCATCGGTCCCACTGAAACCAAAGGCCCAGGCGACCAATACACCGGCGACCCCAACGACATCCGTATCCACCCGGACGGCCCCGGTCCAGCCGGCGGTGCCACCGCCAATGCCGACAACGGGCATGAGAACGATCTCCGCTAACTATGTCAGGGTCCGTGTCGGGCCGAGTTCGAATGCGGCATTTCATCCGACATTTCGATTCAATCGCGGCGCGCGCGTGAATGTCGTTGGCTACACTGGCTATGAATGTCCCAAGAGCGGGAAGGGCTGCGGGCCATGGGCCGAGATCGAAGGTGGCTACTACGTCCACTCGTCATTGCTTCGGTAAAGGAGTTTTGAGATGCACAGATCGATCATCGCTCTTATTACGCTGGCATTCGCCGTTGGTGCTTGCCAATGCGGATCGGAAACGAACGATAACAAGACCTGGACAAATATCCCCAAAGCGTCAAATTCGGGAAAGAATTCGGCTATCGAGCCCGACAAGAATATTATGAACGGTGGTTTTACTGCGAATCTGCCGGCAGGCTTTGAACCGCCGACTGATGAAGTCGGCAAGCGGATGCTGAAGGAATACGGCGCACTATACGTCGCCCGCGGTGGTGCTGTCGCGCCGAAGACGGCCGCTTTTCGCGATGGGGCTGCCGTGACGGCCTTCCAATCCTCCGCCAAAGGAACCAGTGGCAGCATTGGCGGCACGACCCTCGAATTGCAGGAGCCTGCGATGACGCATCTCAAGGATGCCATCGCTGAGGCCGAAAAGTCTGGCGCGTCCATCACGCCTCGCGGGACGGACTCGGCAAAACGCAGCTATGAGGATACCGTGACGCTCTGGGCGAGCCGCGTGAATCCGGGGCTGACGCATTGGGTCGGCAAGGGGCGCATCACTCAAGCCGATGCGGATCGGATCAAGGGCATGTCACCATTTGAACAGGTGAGTGAGATATTCAAGCTCGAAGAACAGGGGATCTACTTTGCCAAGACGCTCGATAAATCTATCATCTACTCCGTCGCACCGCCCGGCACGTCGCAGCACCTGTCTATGCTGGCTCTCGATGTCAATGAGCACGAGAACGCCAAGGTCAGACAGATACTGGCGAAACACGGCTGGTATCAGACTGTCGTGAGCGACCTGCCGCACTTCACGTTTCTGGGCGTGCCTGAGAGCGATCTGCCAAGACTGGGATTGAAGAAACGGACTGACGGCGGTAGAATTTATTGGGTTCCCGATATTTAGAATCTTTCTTATCAGTTGCCTCCGACTCTAGCTGGAGGCAACTGACCTAAGACCTAATTTCTACACATCATAATACATCGAGAACTCAAGCGGATGCGGCCGCAATCTCAACGGCGTGATCTCGTTCTCGCGTTTGTATCTGATCCAGCGTTCGATAAGCTGTGGCGTAAAGACATCGCCCTTGAGCAGGAAGTCGTGGTCGTTCTCGAGTGCCTTGAGCGATTCGTCGAGGCTGCCTGGCAGCGAGGGGACGTTTGCCAATTCCTCGGGAGGCAGATCGTAGATGTCCTTGTCGAGCGGTTCGCCCGGATCGATGCGGTTCTGGACGCCGTCGAGGCCGGCCATCAGCAGCGCCGCAAACGTCAGATACGGATTGCACGACGGATCGGGCGGACGAAACTCAAGACGCTTTGCCTTTGGCGATTGCGAGAACATCGGTATCCTCACCGCCGCAGAGCGGTTTCGCGCCGAGTATGCCAGATTCACGGGCGCCTCAAAGCCCGGAACGAGCCTCTTGTATGAGTTGGTCGTTGGTGCGGCAAATCCTACTATCGCCGGAGCATGCTTCAAAAGCCCGCCGATGTAGAATTTTGCCATCTCCGACAGCCCCGCATACTGATCGCCGCCAAACAGCGGGTCGCCGTCCTTCCACAACGACTGGTGAACGTGCATACCCGAGCCGTTATCGCCGAAGAGCGGTTTCGGCATAAATGTCGCCGTCTTATCGTAGGCGTGGGCCGTATTCTTTACGACATACTTAAAGAGCATCAGATTATCGGCCGTATGGAGCAGATTCGAGAATCTGAAATCGATCTCGCATTGTCCGGCGGTCGCAACCTCATGGTGATGGCATTCGACGCTGATGCCAACCTCGAGGAGCGTTGACGAGATCGTGTTGCGGATGTCGATAAGCGAATCCATCGGGGCGACCGGTACGTAGCCCTCTTTAGGGCGGATATGGTAGCCGGTGTTCGGAACATCTCCGCCACGTGCGGAGTTCCAGTGGCCCTCTTCGCTGTCAATAAAGTAGCCGGCCGAGTTTTGCTCATTGTGGAATTGAGCCTGGTCAAAAATAAAGAACTCGGCTTCGGGGCCAAAATACGCGGTGTCGGCAAGGCCGGTAAAGTTCAGATAGCTCTCGGCGCGGCTTGCGACCGAACGTGGATCGAGCCAGTAGCCCTCTTTAGTTATCGGATCGACGGCATTTGCGATCAGGCAGAGCGTGGTGTCGTCGGTGAATGGGTCGATCCAGAACCGCGACGGATCCGGCACGAGCAGCATGTCCGATTCGTGAATTGCCGCCCACCCGCGAAGGCTAGAGGCGTCAAACCCGAACCCGTCCTCAAAGCTGTCTTCCGTCAACTGATCGATCGGGAAGGTCAGGTGGTGCCACGCGCCGGGCAGATCCGTAAAGCGCACAGAGACAAATCTCGCTTCTTGGTCAGAAGCGAAAGTCAAGACATTTTTGGCGTTCATGTTCTCTCCTGGGTTAAGGGACAAGTTTTGAGCGTGAAAACCGCATAGCGGGGAAAATCAAAAAAGAGATATTACATCAGCACCGGCAAAGTTCAAAACGCGGGGAAGAAGATTTACGACGGGTTGCTCGTAGTATGCCTCTTCACGTAACATTTTTTCGATGGACCATAGGTTTTGTTTAATGAAAATGCTTTTTGTCACGGCCATCTGTGTCGGTTCGCTCGGCTGCGGCCCGGCGTCCGATACACCGACGAAACCGTCGCCGAACGCCAATGCCGCTCAGGCTGCGTCGCCGACACCGAGCCTTGCGCCGAATACGGAAAGGCTCGCCAACAGTGGTAATGAGAACGCTAAGTTAGCCGTGAACCGACGGCAGGGAGTCGAGAATCCGGGGACCTCAGGGCCGAAGCCTACGCCGCAGTTTCGCCCGTCAGGCGAGAACTCTGAAACCGCTGTGACGATGGACAAGGAGGGCCATTTTGTCGAAGTGCGTGTCTTTAAGGACCATCCGCAGTTCGATCGGATCGAGGCCGTTTGGATCGGCCTGCCCCTGAAAGAGCTCAGATTCAGGCTCCGCAATGGCAAGACGATCACGGCGCGCACGGAGAAGCTCACCAACCTGCAATCTGCGACCACTGCACAATTGCTTGCGATCGCAGGTTTGTCTGCACAATAACAGGCACGAATCACAGCCGATAATGTATAATCTCAGTTTTTATGGATAAGTATTCGATAGTCTGCCCCTGCTGCGAAGCGACCTTGACGGTCGATGCAAACACGGGGGCGCTGCTCGCACACGAGGAGAAGAAGAAGGTCCTGGGATCGTTCGAAGACCTGAAAGGCAACCTCGACAAGCAGAAAGAACATCGCGAGCAGATATTCGCTCAGGAAATGTCGTCAATGAAGGATCGCGAACGGCTGCTCGAAGAAAAATTCAAGGAAGCCCTAAAACGCGCAGAAGGCGACACGACGACACCGTTCAGAAATCCTCTTGACCTCGACTAGACGAACATGCCCGCCAGTATGGCCTTGCCAGTCATTGATCCAAAAATGCGCGTAATAGTCGCCCTCGATGTGGATTCGGCCCACGAGGCGCGCCGCATCGTTGCGGAGTTGGCAGGCCATGTTGGCGCTTTCAAGGTCGGGCTGCAGTTGTTCACCGTCGCGGGCCCCGAATTTGTTAGGGAACTTACGGCAGACGGTCATCGCGTTTTTCTCGACTTAAAATTTCACGATATCCCAAATACTGTTGTAAATGCAGCCGTCGAGGCCGCCAAACTCGACGTTTGGATGCTGAATGTTCACGCATCCGGCGGTGGCGAGATGATGCGCGAAACGGTACGGCGTGTTGAGGCACATTGTTCGTCGACACGTTCGACTAGGCCGCTGATCATCGCCGTAACAGTGTTGACCAGTAGCGACGACGATACTCTCGGCGAGATCGGTATCGAAACGGATGCCGAGACACAGGTCGTTCGCCTGGCCCGGCTTGCTGCGGATTGCGGCCTCGATGGGGTTGTCGCCTCGGCGCAGGAAGCCGTGGCGATCAGGAAGGCCGTTGGCCGCGACGGTTTTATCATCGTTACGCCCGGCGTCAGGCCCGCTTTTGCAACAAGGGACGACCAGCGGCGTGTAACCAGCGTCAGAGAGGCGTTCGATAACGGCGCAGATCTTCTCGTCATCGGCCGTCCGATAATTCGCGCTGTGAGCATGGCCGACGCGGTCAGTGAGATATTGCACGAGGCGGCAAAAGCCGATCAATGACCATTTACAAGAAACTTCCATTCGGCTTCGTCCTGCGCATCGCGGTCGCGTTTGCCTTCCTTGCGGCATTCGTGTGTGCTCAGGACAGCGAGACAATAGCCAACGACACGGGTCCGGCCCCCACACGATTTCGCATCGGTGAGAAGCTCTCTTATAACCTCTCATTCGGACGTTTTCTTAATGCCGGATACGCTGATATCGCAGTCCTTTCAAGAGGCAAATTGAGAAATGTCGATGTTATTGAGGTCCGCTCGCGCGTCAAGACATTTGATGTCGTCAGCGCGGCGTTTTGTAATATCGATGAGACGCGGACGGCCTATCTGCAGCCGGGAACCGGCATCCCGGTTTATATCCGAAAGGTATCAAGCACCGGTGCCCTTCCGGTAGAAACGAACGCTGACTTCTTCAAGGTGCCGACGACGAGCCTCGATCTGCTCTCGCTAATCTATAAGGTCCGCGAGAGTGGGGGCACGGGCAGTTTTGCCGTTACTGAGAATGAGCAACTCTACAGCCTCACCCTCACGGCCGCGGGCACTGAACAGGTGAAGACCGAGATTGGCGACATTGAGGCCAACGTGTCGGCCGTGCAGGGCGAGGCCCTCGCTGCCCTCGGCATAAAGGACATGCGGATCGGATTTACGGCCGACGAGCATCGCGTCCCGGTTTTCCTTCGCTTCAGGACACCCAAAGGGCCCTTTCGAGCGGTCATTGCGTCGATAACGCTGCCCGAGGTGCCAACCAAACCTACACCCACACCGACCCCAACACCCGCACCAACGCCCGCTGTCAAACCGTCGCCAACGCCCGATACGTATGTCGATAACGCCCCGCTGTTACCTGAGTTGGGCTTTCAGGTTGGTGAACTTCTCGAATATCGCGTCGCCACTGACCGACGCCCGGCCGGCACCATGACATTGAATGCCAAAGAACGTAAGCGGATCAACAACGTCGATACCCTGGTCCTTAGGGCCAGCGTCACGGGTTCGGCTACGGGTGCGGATGCCCTCCGTCCCGGCGATTATTTCGAAGCTCAGGTCGATCCCGATACACTCGCCCCGCGATACTCGTCCGCGAAGTTTGTCTCTCCATTTCCCTCGTTGAATCAAACACTGACGTTTGACCCCAATAGCGGCGAGATCGGCACGGGCGGAAAGCAAACGATCGACGCACCCGTCGGGACCCACACGGTCCTGACGCTGATCTACGCAATGCGTTCGTTCAATCTAAAGCCGAGTAAAGATCCGGGCAATCCGGTCAACGATACCCGCGTGGCGGTGTTCTGGGGCGACAGGCCGCTTGTCTTCACCTTGCGGCCATCGACGCTCGAGGTGATCGACATCGGCGGTGAGAAGGTCAGTGCTCAATTGATCTCGATCACGACGGGCGAAGGGATTCTTGACAAACTCGACCTAAAAGTATGGCTTGGAGCCGAGGACCGCGTCCCGCTGCGCTTTTCCGCCGGGGCATATACGGCGGAGCTTGTCTCTCGCTCGACGAGTCTTCGAAAATAGAGCCTGACCTGCCAAGACAGTTCTCAAGACGGGGTGTGAGCTTGCCCCAATAGTTGAAAGTGATTTTCATTTACTATATTATTAGGTTGAGGAGGAGTCCCTTGCGATGGTCAAAACGACACTGACAGACGTAGTGCCGGGGCGAAGTGTAAGAGTTACCGCCGTGAGCGGCAGCGGCCGTATCACGCAAAGATTGCTCGAAATGGGTATCATTCCGGGCGTCTCGCTAAAGGTCGTCAAATCCGCACCCTTCGGCGACCCGATCGAGGTCCGCCTGCGAGGCTACAGCCTCGCCATGCGCCGCAGCGAGGCCGCCGCCGTCGAAGTTGCATAAAAACAGGTGCCCACGAAATACACGAAATACACAAAAAAGAAAATAGCTTCTTGTTTTTGTGTGTTTTGTGTTTTTCGTGGGCAATTTTCTTAAATGGCCGATCGCCAGCACATAACCGTCGCGCTTGCGGGCAATCCTAACGCCGGCAAGACCACGCTGTTTAACGCCCTCACGGGCCTCAAGCAAAAGGTTGCAAACTATCCCGGCGTCACAGTCGAACGCAAATCCGGCCCATGGACTCTCAACGGCCACGCGGCCGATCTGATCGACCTGCCCGGCCTCTACAGCCTCGATGCGACGTCGCTGGACGAGCACATCGCCCGTGACATCATCACCGGCGAGCGGCCGGAGGTGCCGCGGCCCAACGCTGTCGTGGCGGTCGTCGATGCGACCAATCTCGAACGCAATCTCTATCTCGTCACGCAGCTTTTTGAATTCGGCGTTCCGGTCGTGGTCGCCCTAACAATGATCGACCAGTTTGAGAAGCAAAAGCACCAGATCGATGTCGAGATGCTGTCGGCTTTGCTCAAAACGCCGGTCGTCGCGGTGAACGCTAAGACCGGCCGCGGGATCGACGAGCTTGCGGAAAAGGTGAACGACGTCATCGGGACGACGCCCGAGGTG is a genomic window of Chloracidobacterium sp. containing:
- a CDS encoding c-type cytochrome, which gives rise to MNKNKYLLMISSLGVFVLLVAAAFSENFLKDWHRIQATATTAEGPLDVRLRQIVNPNLRVTDRCVTCHTGMAAGEQITSPLKVGAAHKPVVHSPQEMGCTTCHGGQGQATEKDDAHGNVHFWTEPMLPAKYAYASCGTCHTPLNVPSLPTLDIARKTFERLDCYACHRLDGRGGTIRPGGDITGMEGPDLSLVGMKGYNAEWYPAHVTKMQQAADGAWKNSFREIGAEDQAALKTLLDTTMGAPKLIEAKAQFNTVGCAGCHTVGSFGGDAGVNLSISGLKDPNQLNFSRVPGERSVANWTAQHFRSPGSTVAGSQMPVLGLNEDQIDLLTLYTLSLRRRTLPDVFLPKDRVKAMRFGAREFANDGPTIYAAVCSACHAANGAGARYPGLVPNPSITNPDFLSLASDDFLFASIKGGRPGRPMLAWGERENGLEDEEIRSVIAYIRALGGGQRAVPDTKPQIWATGDATNGERLFSANCAGCHGKAGVGGEGPALNNPAFLTAVTDTYLVGTITNGRRGTVMQGFANGSPTRPVLTQVEIEAIVVYLRSLKK
- a CDS encoding cytochrome b N-terminal domain-containing protein, with the protein product MQAEQGYSALGEFWNNLKAIPREVRRAMFRGGTPTTDRSRSTFVFGNVFLHLHAVRTHLWSLRWSTTAGLGIITTAAFLITLITGVLLMFYYKPYTDVAYQSIKDIHFIVPTGRYMRNIHRWAANVMVIGVILHMARAFYTAAYRHPREFNWFIGWGLLVTTLALSFTGYLLPWDQLAYWAITIGANIAQSPREITDAMGMTEFFDIGGLQREILLGSEVVGEEALIRFYLLHVMILPLTLAALMAVHFWRIRKDGGLAKPSDADQRVIEDKKQYYPVFTEEPAKTYQLAAIVKGKTPAVDSGPENTVPSMPHLFFAELGVLMLTVLICVALAFVSDAPLKELANPLVPENPAKAPWYFLGLQEIVSFSAFMGGIGIPMLCMVGLGLIPFLDREKEGTGEWFGGPGGWRLVKWSMVVGFASSIFVEAFAIEFGWLREWFPDIPQLVITLVNPGTVLTAIYAAFSFWAIRRYNSTRAGALALFTCFLCGFIVLTVIGTYFRGPNWDFFWSPSSWPGH
- a CDS encoding ubiquinol-cytochrome c reductase iron-sulfur subunit; its protein translation is MTTHPGKKESRFDPEPMPRRDFLGLAALGSMIAAFVFSVFGMLKLPKAAVSATLSKKFNVTLPDTLLEGEAFIPPGRNVAVFRDGEGVYAISTICTHLGCIVKASGTGFDCPCHGSGFEKDGTVRKGPAPKPLPWLKVAKNGAVFNIDEGTTVKSGTKV
- a CDS encoding FAD-dependent oxidoreductase — protein: MRILKVDIPGEGYHKGLISCQAACPVHTDARGYVRAIADGKFNEAYLIARGPNPFASMCGRICGAPCEVACRRGKIPKVNDDGLFVGQDRPIAIRALKRFVCDQYGPEARPVSDVVDEIRDFIPPIAADAEEMASLLRAARSRTVVPGNGEKIAIIGSGPAGLSAAHDLALLGFNPVVFEIEPVAAGMLAVGVPAYRLPRDLIASEVAVIEALGVDIRCGVEVGKDVTFKELREQFAAVIIAVGAKSSRELGLKGENGPGVVGGVDLLRAVSLDEPIEIGNEVVVIGGGNVAYDVARSVVRQIAFDTARTAARLAGTTRVHLVSLEGAEEMPADTIEIVEGDEEGVERSNGWGPTEIVRDEAGHVTGVAFRRCLRVYDDERKFAPVYDDEDTRVIPCDTVLLAVGQAPKLSFLEIGGKDVERMRGDWLKVDPATLSTTADGVFVAGDLAHGTRLLIDAVASGKAAARSVYQFLTGRKLESEVIEAHRVLDHYRRELGYESIRRVEVPTIEPSERLEHPENVVEIGYTKEQAMREASRCLDCGVTPVFDGLRCVLCGGCQDVCPTKCLKLVSLGRIEIGEETETVFDRALGEDADLKENSAILKDEDRCIRCALCAIRCPVDAISMERITFQTNWSCV
- a CDS encoding zinc ribbon domain-containing protein encodes the protein MICHHCNTQNADDYDFCVSCGQPINATVQRRANLFQPPGVAQMADKKRTVLPWVLAGLVAVLLVVVFGGVFAVYQWTPSEVLPTHFGMFVQNDAKDRVDEIRRQDFANAIEGKAALLKDEALPTVVSHPSLILNADSSININDLRLVPLEAIKDDGSMQQIDLQAAPVEGKPEMKRLRVPDGLANGKYALAIFDSYINEGKQRFWPFQVRDSAKSDNGSALKAASVPLKPKAQATNTPATPTTSVSTRTAPVQPAVPPPMPTTGMRTISANYVRVRVGPSSNAAFHPTFRFNRGARVNVVGYTGYECPKSGKGCGPWAEIEGGYYVHSSLLR